In the genome of Polaribacter atrinae, one region contains:
- the glgP gene encoding alpha-glucan family phosphorylase, giving the protein MEHIYSKWHHPYKPAAKYKKKVAYFSMEFGIDQAFNIYSGGLGFLAGSHMRSGLELKQNMIGIGMLWKYGYYDQARNDDQTLKTEFNEKHFDFLEYTGIEVTIKLHDNPNVKVRAYVLKPEVFGTVPMYFLSTDVDGNDHLSRTITNHLYDQNPVTRISQSIVLGIAGAKVVEALGGADTYHLNEGHALPAFYYLRDKGVTKEQMVFTTHTPEKAGNEERDARHLNRCGFFGRTYSEQELQTEMVNGGMINYTISALRMARKANGVSKLHAIVANDMWKDYEGICEIIPITNAQNQKFWQDETIKKSWQKDNATAYKKRKLALKSELFDEVYKQTGKKLDPTVLTIVWARRFAAYKRADLLLHDYDRFKKLIHNEKYPVQIIWAGKPYPFDYGAIDTFNHLVHQSKQEPNLAVLIGYEIDLSRKLKCGSDVWLNTPRITREASGTSGMTAAMNGSVNVSTDDGWIPEFKKDEENCFVLPALDYQKPTYEQDKLDTDNLYNILENKVLPTYYDAPKKWQKIVFTAMNDVIPEFTTQRMAADYYKKLF; this is encoded by the coding sequence ATGGAACATATATATAGTAAATGGCATCATCCTTACAAACCAGCTGCAAAATATAAAAAGAAAGTCGCATATTTTAGTATGGAGTTTGGTATAGATCAAGCTTTTAATATTTACTCTGGAGGACTCGGTTTTTTAGCAGGCTCTCACATGCGTTCTGGACTTGAGTTAAAACAAAATATGATTGGTATTGGTATGCTATGGAAATATGGCTATTATGACCAAGCAAGAAACGATGACCAAACATTAAAGACTGAATTTAATGAAAAGCACTTCGATTTTTTAGAATATACAGGTATTGAAGTAACCATTAAGCTTCACGACAATCCGAATGTAAAAGTAAGAGCTTATGTTTTAAAACCAGAAGTTTTTGGTACCGTACCAATGTATTTTCTAAGCACAGATGTAGATGGAAACGATCACTTATCTAGAACCATCACAAATCATTTATACGATCAAAACCCAGTAACAAGAATCTCACAAAGTATTGTATTAGGAATTGCTGGCGCTAAGGTTGTAGAAGCTTTAGGAGGCGCAGATACCTATCATTTAAATGAAGGACACGCTTTACCTGCCTTTTATTATTTAAGAGATAAAGGAGTAACCAAAGAGCAAATGGTATTTACAACACATACACCTGAAAAAGCAGGAAATGAAGAGCGAGATGCACGTCATTTAAACAGATGTGGTTTCTTTGGTAGAACCTATTCAGAACAAGAACTGCAAACCGAAATGGTAAACGGAGGCATGATCAACTATACGATTTCTGCGCTGCGAATGGCTAGAAAAGCAAACGGAGTATCTAAACTGCATGCCATAGTTGCCAATGATATGTGGAAAGATTACGAAGGAATCTGTGAAATTATTCCGATTACGAATGCTCAAAATCAAAAATTTTGGCAAGATGAAACCATCAAAAAATCTTGGCAGAAAGACAATGCTACCGCCTATAAAAAGAGAAAATTAGCTTTAAAAAGTGAACTTTTTGACGAAGTATATAAACAAACCGGAAAAAAACTAGATCCTACTGTTTTAACAATTGTTTGGGCAAGACGTTTTGCCGCCTATAAAAGGGCCGATTTACTTTTACATGATTACGATCGTTTTAAAAAATTAATTCATAATGAGAAGTATCCTGTACAAATTATCTGGGCAGGAAAACCATATCCGTTTGATTATGGTGCTATAGACACCTTTAACCACTTGGTACATCAATCTAAACAAGAACCCAATTTAGCCGTACTTATTGGTTATGAAATAGATTTGTCTAGAAAGTTAAAATGTGGTTCTGATGTTTGGTTAAATACTCCTAGAATTACGCGTGAAGCTTCTGGTACAAGTGGTATGACAGCTGCAATGAATGGTTCTGTAAATGTTTCTACGGATGATGGTTGGATTCCTGAATTTAAAAAAGACGAAGAAAACTGTTTTGTATTACCTGCATTAGATTATCAAAAACCAACCTACGAGCAAGACAAATTAGATACTGATAATTTATACAATATTTTAGAAAACAAAGTACTGCCTACATATTATGATGCTCCTAAAAAATGGCAGAAAATAGTATTTACTGCCATGAATGATGTAATCCCTGAGTTTACAACTCAAAGAATGGCAGCTGATTATTACAAGAAATTATTTTAG
- a CDS encoding YpdA family putative bacillithiol disulfide reductase, with protein sequence MKILDIVIIGGGPIGIACGLEAQKKGLSYVILEKGPIVNSVYNYPVNMQFFSSSEKLEIDEIPFISKENKPRRSEALEYYRRIATSNKLNIKLFEKVTSVSKTENEFTVVSEKNTYKSVNIIIATGFYDIPNTLDIPGEDLPKVSHYYNDPHFYSGQKVVVIGASNSSVDAALECYRKGAEVTMVIRGAEVGERVKYWVKPDIINRLKEGSIDVFYNANVKEISKDSVVIKTANGEETLANDFVLALTGYKPNFNLLNEIGVGFSADKRKIPTYNEATMETNIDGVYLAGVICGGMDTHKWFIENSRIHAKMIISNVLKESV encoded by the coding sequence ATGAAGATTTTAGATATTGTTATTATTGGTGGCGGTCCTATTGGTATTGCTTGCGGATTAGAAGCTCAAAAAAAGGGTTTAAGTTATGTTATTTTAGAAAAAGGGCCTATTGTAAATTCTGTATACAATTATCCAGTAAATATGCAATTTTTCTCTTCTTCAGAAAAGTTAGAGATAGATGAAATTCCGTTTATTAGTAAAGAAAATAAGCCAAGAAGAAGTGAAGCTTTAGAGTATTACAGAAGAATTGCAACTTCAAATAAATTAAATATTAAGCTGTTTGAAAAAGTTACTTCTGTTTCTAAAACAGAAAATGAGTTTACTGTTGTTTCTGAAAAAAATACTTATAAATCTGTAAATATAATTATAGCAACTGGTTTTTATGATATTCCGAATACGTTAGATATTCCTGGAGAAGATTTGCCTAAAGTTTCTCACTACTATAATGATCCGCATTTTTATTCTGGACAAAAAGTAGTCGTTATTGGTGCAAGTAACTCTTCTGTAGATGCTGCTTTAGAATGTTATAGAAAAGGAGCAGAAGTTACTATGGTTATTAGAGGGGCAGAAGTTGGTGAACGTGTAAAATACTGGGTAAAACCAGATATTATCAATAGATTAAAAGAAGGAAGTATTGATGTTTTTTATAATGCGAATGTTAAAGAGATCTCTAAAGACTCTGTTGTTATAAAAACAGCAAATGGAGAAGAAACTTTGGCAAACGATTTTGTTTTGGCGTTAACAGGATATAAACCAAACTTTAATCTTTTAAATGAAATAGGTGTTGGCTTTTCTGCGGATAAAAGGAAAATACCAACTTATAACGAAGCAACAATGGAAACCAATATTGATGGTGTTTATTTAGCTGGCGTTATTTGTGGTGGAATGGATACGCACAAGTGGTTTATAGAAAACTCAAGAATCCATGCAAAAATGATTATTTCAAATGTTTTAAAGGAAAGCGTATAA
- a CDS encoding type B 50S ribosomal protein L31: MRKGIHPENYRMVAFKDMSNEDVFLTRSTVDTKETLEVDGVEYPLVKLEISRTSHPFYTGKSKLIDAAGRIDKFKTKYAKFKKD; this comes from the coding sequence ATGAGAAAAGGAATTCATCCAGAAAATTATAGAATGGTAGCATTTAAAGACATGTCTAACGAAGATGTATTTTTAACACGTTCTACTGTAGACACTAAAGAAACATTAGAAGTTGACGGTGTTGAGTATCCTTTAGTAAAATTAGAGATCTCTAGAACATCTCACCCATTTTACACTGGTAAATCTAAACTTATTGATGCTGCAGGACGTATCGATAAATTTAAAACAAAATACGCAAAATTCAAAAAAGACTAA
- a CDS encoding glutaminyl-peptide cyclotransferase: MKKNTLLVTFLACFLLITSCSDVYKFSLDHKKQVPLNSKIEVTLKEDESKPINNVQFFINGNEVSSEGNNISINTTELGVGKHQISALIFYAEKTKKENSFFEVLANKAPVVYDYKIINEYPHDKNAYTQGLEYHDGFLYETTGRRGESTLRKVEIETGKVLQKIDLDKKYFGEGVTIFKNKVYWLTWQAKKGFVYDLETFKQEKEFTYNNSKEGWGFTHNGTQLIKSDGTSKIWFLDPETLQEQKSIQVYTNKYEVGDLNELELINGKIYANKYQQNAIVIIDPKTGVVEGIANLKGLHTEMEKTQKLVPQDEVLNGIAYDEENNRLFVTGKHWGKLFEIELIKKQ; encoded by the coding sequence ATGAAAAAGAATACACTACTTGTTACTTTTTTAGCGTGTTTTCTGCTAATTACATCTTGTTCTGACGTCTATAAATTTAGCTTAGATCATAAAAAACAAGTGCCTTTAAATTCTAAGATTGAAGTTACTTTAAAAGAAGATGAAAGCAAGCCTATAAATAATGTCCAATTTTTTATAAATGGAAATGAAGTTTCTTCTGAAGGAAACAATATTTCTATCAACACAACTGAATTAGGCGTTGGAAAGCACCAAATTTCTGCCTTAATTTTTTATGCTGAAAAAACTAAAAAAGAAAATAGTTTCTTTGAAGTTTTAGCAAACAAAGCACCTGTTGTATATGATTATAAAATTATAAATGAATATCCGCATGATAAAAACGCTTACACTCAAGGTTTAGAATATCATGATGGCTTTTTATATGAAACAACAGGACGTAGAGGAGAATCTACCTTAAGAAAGGTAGAAATAGAAACAGGTAAAGTTTTACAAAAAATAGATTTAGATAAAAAATATTTTGGTGAAGGTGTAACCATTTTTAAGAATAAAGTCTATTGGTTAACTTGGCAAGCCAAAAAGGGCTTTGTCTACGACTTAGAAACTTTTAAACAAGAAAAAGAATTTACATATAACAACAGTAAAGAAGGTTGGGGTTTTACTCATAACGGAACCCAATTGATTAAATCTGATGGTACTTCTAAAATCTGGTTTTTAGATCCAGAGACATTGCAAGAGCAAAAATCAATTCAAGTTTACACCAACAAATATGAGGTAGGTGACCTAAATGAGTTAGAATTGATTAATGGAAAAATCTATGCAAATAAATACCAGCAAAATGCAATTGTTATTATAGACCCAAAAACGGGTGTTGTAGAAGGCATTGCAAACTTAAAAGGCTTGCATACAGAAATGGAGAAAACACAAAAATTAGTTCCTCAAGATGAAGTTTTAAACGGTATTGCTTACGACGAAGAGAATAACCGTCTTTTTGTAACGGGTAAACATTGGGGTAAATTATTTGAAATTGAATTGATTAAAAAACAATAA
- a CDS encoding SDR family NAD(P)-dependent oxidoreductase, with the protein MKNVVITGTSRGIGFELAKQFAENGHQVLALSRNTKPLSEFNHKNITLISVDLSVNSDLEKVTDYIKNNWQQVDILINNAGKLINKPFTDLSSDDFLEVYKVNVFAVAEITKLMIPFLQKGSHVVTISSMGGIQGSLKFPGLAAYSSAKGAVITLSELLAEEYKEQQISFNVLALGAVQTEMLEEAFPGYEAPTSATEMANYIFDFSLTGNKYYNGKVLQVSSTNP; encoded by the coding sequence ATGAAAAATGTAGTTATTACCGGAACAAGCAGAGGAATTGGTTTTGAGCTAGCTAAACAATTTGCAGAAAACGGACATCAAGTTTTAGCGTTATCTAGAAACACAAAACCGCTATCAGAGTTTAATCATAAAAATATTACTTTAATTTCTGTTGATTTATCTGTGAATTCAGATTTAGAAAAAGTGACAGATTATATTAAAAATAACTGGCAACAAGTTGATATTTTAATCAATAATGCAGGTAAATTAATCAACAAACCATTCACAGATTTATCTTCGGATGATTTCTTAGAAGTCTATAAAGTGAATGTTTTTGCCGTTGCTGAAATCACTAAATTAATGATTCCGTTTCTACAAAAGGGAAGTCATGTGGTAACGATTAGTTCTATGGGAGGAATTCAAGGAAGCTTAAAATTCCCTGGTTTAGCAGCATATTCATCCGCCAAAGGCGCAGTAATTACTTTATCAGAATTATTAGCAGAAGAATACAAAGAACAGCAAATATCATTTAATGTTTTGGCTTTAGGAGCTGTACAGACAGAAATGTTAGAAGAAGCTTTTCCAGGATATGAAGCACCTACATCTGCCACAGAAATGGCTAATTATATATTTGACTTCTCTTTAACAGGGAATAAATATTATAATGGAAAAGTATTACAAGTCTCATCTACAAACCCGTAA